The following proteins are encoded in a genomic region of Amycolatopsis sulphurea:
- a CDS encoding citrate synthase produces the protein MSDATNAGQSGGESATLRLPNGEHEFKVVHPVEGAPGIELGKLLASTGYITYDPGFVNTGAASSAITYIDGDAGILRYRGYPIEQLAEKSTFIEVSYLLIYGELPTEAQLADFTGRIQRHTLLHEDLKAFFSGFPRDAHPMPVLSSAVSALSTFYQDSLNPFDEPNVELSTIRLLAKVPTLAAYAYKKSVGQPLLYPDNSLGLVENFLRMTFGFPAEPYEVDPAVAKALDLLFILHADHEQNCSTSTVRLVGSSEANLFASISAGINALFGPLHGGANAAVLDMLEGIRADGGDVASFVNRVKNKEKGVKLMGFGHRVYKNYDPRAKIIKNTADEILGKISGGDQLLDIAKALEETALSDEYFIERKLYPNVDFYTGLIYRALGFQTQFFTVLFALGRLPGWIAHWREMINDPQTKIGRPRQIYTGHAARDYRPLAER, from the coding sequence ATGTCCGACGCGACGAATGCGGGGCAGTCCGGCGGCGAATCCGCGACGCTGCGCCTGCCGAACGGTGAGCACGAATTCAAGGTCGTGCATCCGGTGGAGGGTGCGCCGGGGATCGAACTGGGCAAGCTGCTGGCCTCGACCGGGTACATCACCTACGACCCCGGGTTCGTCAACACCGGTGCCGCTTCCTCGGCCATCACCTACATCGACGGGGACGCGGGCATCCTGCGCTACCGCGGCTATCCGATCGAGCAGCTCGCCGAGAAGTCCACCTTCATCGAGGTGTCCTACCTGCTCATCTACGGTGAGCTGCCGACCGAGGCGCAACTGGCCGACTTCACCGGGCGGATCCAGCGGCACACCTTGCTGCACGAGGATCTCAAGGCGTTCTTCTCCGGCTTCCCGCGCGACGCGCACCCGATGCCGGTGCTCTCCAGCGCGGTGTCCGCACTGTCCACCTTCTACCAGGACTCGCTGAACCCGTTCGACGAGCCCAACGTGGAGCTGTCCACCATCCGCCTGCTGGCGAAGGTGCCGACGCTGGCCGCCTACGCGTACAAGAAGTCCGTGGGCCAGCCGCTGCTGTACCCGGACAACTCGCTGGGCCTGGTGGAGAACTTCCTGCGGATGACCTTCGGCTTCCCGGCCGAGCCCTACGAGGTCGACCCGGCCGTGGCCAAGGCACTGGACCTGCTGTTCATCCTGCACGCCGACCACGAGCAGAACTGCTCCACCTCGACCGTGCGGCTGGTCGGCTCGTCCGAGGCGAACCTGTTCGCGAGCATTTCCGCCGGTATCAACGCGTTGTTCGGCCCGCTGCACGGCGGTGCGAACGCGGCGGTGCTGGACATGCTGGAGGGCATCCGCGCCGACGGTGGCGACGTGGCGTCGTTCGTCAACCGGGTGAAGAACAAGGAAAAGGGTGTCAAGCTCATGGGCTTCGGGCACCGGGTCTACAAGAACTACGACCCGCGCGCGAAGATCATCAAGAACACCGCGGACGAGATCCTCGGCAAGATCTCCGGCGGCGACCAGCTGCTCGACATCGCGAAGGCGCTGGAGGAGACCGCGCTTTCCGACGAGTACTTCATCGAGCGCAAGCTGTACCCGAACGTGGACTTCTACACCGGCCTGATCTACCGGGCGCTCGGGTTCCAGACGCAGTTCTTCACCGTGCTGTTCGCGCTGGGCCGGCTGCCCGGCTGGATCGCGCACTGGCGGGAGATGATCAACGACCCGCAGACCAAGATCGGCCGCCCGCGGCAGATCTACACCGGGCACGCGGCGCGGGACTACCGGCCGCTCGCGGAGCGCTGA
- a CDS encoding cryptochrome/photolyase family protein: protein MTREAPVVLWFRRDLRLADHAALHTAAGQAVKGPFTDSEAVKGPFTASGRSGKRVLALYVLDGRLLKPAGAPRTAFLLDSLRELDAALSGRLLVRRGDPVREVVAAAKEIGASAVHVTADLAPYGRKRDVAVAKALAEHGIEWVVTGSPYAVTPGRVTKPDGDPYRVFTPFHRAWTRHGWPRPADTSVSIVDWVPPEKSLAIPKSPALGETRLPPAGEQAALGAWHAFLEDGVADYAAERDRPDHEGTTRMSAYLRWGAIHPRTMLADLAGVASEGAQSLRGELCWREFHADVLWHRPETARKNYDRRFDRISYDTGPEAEEAFGHWCAGRTGFPIVDAGMRQLLAEGWMHNRVRMVVASFLVKDLHLPWWWGARHFMRHLVDGDLASNQLNWQWVAGSGTDAAPYFRIFNPTTQGQKFDPQGDYVRRYVPELRGVAGKSVHALKERPERYPAPMVEHAQERQVALQRYGSITS from the coding sequence ATGACGAGGGAAGCTCCGGTCGTGCTGTGGTTCCGCCGCGATCTGCGGCTGGCCGACCACGCTGCCCTGCATACCGCCGCCGGGCAGGCTGTGAAGGGACCCTTCACGGACTCTGAGGCTGTGAAGGGTCCCTTCACAGCTTCGGGCCGGTCAGGGAAACGGGTGCTGGCGTTGTATGTGCTGGATGGGCGGTTGCTTAAGCCTGCTGGCGCGCCGCGGACGGCGTTCCTGCTGGATTCCCTGCGGGAACTCGATGCCGCGCTGTCGGGCAGGTTGCTCGTCCGCCGTGGTGATCCGGTTCGCGAAGTCGTCGCCGCGGCAAAGGAAATCGGCGCGTCCGCAGTGCATGTCACGGCCGATCTCGCTCCGTACGGCCGAAAGCGCGACGTGGCCGTGGCGAAAGCGTTGGCAGAGCACGGGATCGAGTGGGTGGTCACCGGATCTCCCTACGCCGTGACGCCGGGCCGGGTCACGAAACCGGATGGCGACCCGTACCGCGTGTTCACCCCGTTCCACCGCGCCTGGACCCGGCACGGCTGGCCGCGCCCGGCGGACACCTCGGTGTCCATAGTGGATTGGGTGCCCCCGGAGAAGTCTCTGGCCATACCGAAATCCCCTGCCCTGGGCGAAACGCGGCTGCCCCCGGCCGGTGAACAGGCGGCGCTCGGCGCCTGGCACGCTTTCCTCGAAGACGGCGTCGCGGACTACGCCGCCGAACGGGATCGGCCCGATCACGAAGGCACCACCCGGATGTCGGCCTACCTGCGCTGGGGTGCCATCCATCCGCGCACCATGCTCGCCGACCTCGCCGGTGTTGCGTCCGAGGGTGCGCAATCCCTGCGTGGCGAGTTGTGCTGGCGTGAGTTCCACGCCGACGTGCTGTGGCACCGCCCGGAGACCGCCCGGAAGAACTACGACCGTCGCTTCGACCGGATATCCTACGACACCGGGCCCGAGGCCGAAGAGGCGTTCGGGCACTGGTGCGCCGGGCGGACCGGATTCCCCATCGTGGACGCGGGGATGCGCCAGCTGCTCGCCGAGGGCTGGATGCACAACCGGGTGCGGATGGTCGTGGCCAGTTTCCTGGTGAAGGACCTGCACCTGCCCTGGTGGTGGGGTGCCCGGCACTTCATGCGTCACCTGGTGGACGGTGACCTGGCCTCGAACCAGCTGAACTGGCAGTGGGTCGCGGGTTCCGGCACGGACGCGGCGCCGTACTTCCGGATCTTCAACCCCACCACCCAGGGGCAGAAGTTCGATCCGCAGGGCGACTACGTCCGCCGCTATGTACCGGAACTCCGCGGGGTCGCGGGGAAATCGGTGCACGCGCTGAAGGAGCGTCCGGAGCGTTATCCGGCTCCGATGGTCGAGCACGCGCAGGAGCGCCAGGTCGCCCTCCAGCGGTACGGCTCGATCACCAGCTAG
- a CDS encoding TetR/AcrR family transcriptional regulator, with amino-acid sequence MADDVLLDAARQCVLAVGVRRTTLAEIARTAQISRMTVYRRFPDVRSVLAALMTREFSGLLRRAGQAGDGAPHTRERIVRIAVASISALSADPLFRTLLDVDPELVLPYIVERLGGTQKFSEQVLRSLLEAGHQDGSVRRADLPAQVRSILLVVQSFAFSLRPATADLDEAALLAEFRHLVDAALRP; translated from the coding sequence GTGGCCGACGACGTGCTGCTCGACGCCGCCCGCCAGTGCGTGCTGGCCGTCGGCGTGCGGCGCACCACGCTCGCCGAGATCGCGCGGACCGCGCAGATCAGCCGGATGACCGTGTACCGGCGCTTCCCGGACGTGCGCAGCGTGCTCGCCGCGCTGATGACCCGCGAGTTCAGCGGGCTGCTGCGGCGCGCGGGGCAGGCCGGCGACGGGGCACCGCACACCCGGGAACGGATCGTGCGCATCGCGGTGGCCAGCATCAGCGCGCTGTCCGCGGACCCGCTGTTTCGCACCTTGCTCGACGTCGATCCGGAGCTGGTGCTGCCCTATATCGTCGAACGGCTCGGCGGCACGCAGAAGTTCTCCGAACAGGTGCTGCGCAGCCTGCTCGAAGCGGGTCACCAGGACGGTTCGGTGCGCCGGGCGGACCTGCCCGCGCAGGTCCGTTCGATCCTGCTGGTGGTGCAGTCGTTCGCGTTCTCCCTGCGGCCGGCCACCGCCGACCTCGACGAGGCCGCCCTGCTCGCCGAGTTCCGGCACCTGGTCGACGCGGCGCTGCGGCCATGA
- a CDS encoding gamma-glutamylcyclotransferase → MLSLFTDTDYPADPYPGARPDHSYVHLDGAGHALDTAPPGWRSRTPVLAYGSNACPSKITWLRTELGLTGPVVAVRVRCHGLSAVWASGLRARDGQRPATLAALPDVVEDHFVWFATEDQLAVLDVCEGRGSRYDLARLTHADIRTEDGTPLDGVLAYVAASPIRCPLLVDGHPVRVADVLQAEAALLTGHPAPGHGLSAAKL, encoded by the coding sequence ATTCTGAGCCTCTTCACCGACACGGATTACCCCGCCGACCCGTACCCGGGTGCGCGGCCGGACCACTCGTACGTACACCTCGACGGCGCCGGCCATGCACTGGACACGGCGCCGCCGGGGTGGCGTTCGCGGACGCCGGTACTCGCGTACGGGTCCAATGCGTGCCCGTCAAAGATCACCTGGCTGCGTACGGAGCTCGGCCTCACCGGCCCAGTGGTGGCGGTGCGGGTGCGGTGCCACGGACTGTCCGCTGTGTGGGCGTCCGGACTGCGTGCCCGTGACGGCCAGCGCCCCGCGACGCTCGCCGCGTTGCCGGACGTGGTGGAGGACCACTTCGTGTGGTTCGCCACCGAGGACCAGTTGGCCGTACTGGATGTGTGCGAGGGCCGTGGCAGCCGTTACGACCTGGCCCGCTTGACGCACGCGGACATCCGTACCGAGGACGGCACCCCGCTGGACGGCGTGCTCGCGTACGTCGCGGCGTCGCCGATCCGCTGCCCGTTGCTGGTCGATGGCCACCCCGTCCGAGTCGCCGACGTCCTACAAGCCGAGGCCGCCCTCCTGACCGGCCACCCAGCACCGGGCCACGGCCTGTCGGCAGCAAAGCTGTGA
- a CDS encoding S-(hydroxymethyl)mycothiol dehydrogenase — MPYEVQGVVSRAKGRPVGLETVLVPDPGPGEAVVSVQACGVCHTDLHYREGGINDEFPFLLGHEAAGRVDKVGAGVTDLAPGDYVILNWRAVCGTCRACKRGKPWYCFSTFNAEQPMTLADGTKLSPALGVGAFLEQTLVHSGQCTKVDEAAEPAVAGLLGCGVMAGLGAAINTGAVGRGDSVAVIGCGGVGDAAVAGARLAGATTIVAIDTDEKKLKWAKDFGATHTVNSRGLSEAEVVAAMQDATRSFGPDVVIDAVGRPETWRQAFYGRDLAGTVVLVGVPTPEMRLDDLPLIDFFSRGGSLKSSWYGDCLPSRDFPMLVDLYLQGRLPLDKFVTERIGVDGVEQAFERMHHGEVLRSVVEF, encoded by the coding sequence ATGCCGTACGAGGTCCAGGGAGTGGTTTCACGGGCGAAGGGCCGGCCGGTCGGGCTGGAGACCGTGCTGGTGCCGGACCCTGGACCGGGCGAGGCGGTCGTCTCGGTGCAGGCCTGCGGGGTCTGCCACACCGACCTGCACTACCGCGAGGGCGGGATCAACGACGAGTTCCCGTTCCTGCTCGGGCACGAGGCGGCGGGCCGGGTGGACAAGGTCGGCGCGGGCGTGACCGACCTGGCCCCGGGCGACTACGTGATCCTCAACTGGCGCGCGGTCTGCGGGACCTGCCGGGCGTGCAAGCGGGGCAAGCCCTGGTACTGCTTCTCCACCTTCAATGCCGAGCAGCCGATGACGCTGGCCGACGGCACGAAGCTTTCGCCCGCGCTGGGCGTCGGCGCGTTCCTGGAGCAGACTTTGGTCCATAGTGGACAGTGCACGAAGGTGGACGAGGCCGCCGAACCGGCCGTCGCGGGGCTGCTCGGCTGCGGCGTGATGGCCGGGCTGGGCGCGGCGATCAACACCGGCGCGGTGGGGCGCGGTGATTCGGTGGCGGTGATCGGCTGCGGTGGCGTCGGCGACGCGGCCGTCGCGGGCGCCCGGCTGGCCGGCGCGACCACCATCGTCGCGATCGACACCGACGAGAAGAAGCTGAAGTGGGCCAAGGACTTCGGCGCCACGCACACAGTCAACAGCCGTGGGCTCAGCGAGGCCGAGGTGGTCGCCGCGATGCAGGACGCCACCCGTTCGTTCGGCCCGGACGTGGTGATCGACGCCGTCGGCCGGCCGGAGACCTGGCGCCAGGCGTTCTACGGCCGCGACCTGGCGGGCACCGTGGTCCTCGTCGGCGTGCCCACGCCGGAGATGCGGCTGGACGACCTGCCGCTGATCGACTTCTTCTCGCGCGGCGGCTCGCTGAAGTCGTCCTGGTACGGCGATTGCCTGCCCTCGCGGGACTTCCCGATGCTCGTCGATCTGTATCTGCAGGGCAGGCTGCCGCTGGACAAGTTCGTCACCGAACGGATCGGCGTGGACGGCGTGGAGCAGGCGTTCGAGCGCATGCACCACGGCGAAGTGCTGCGCAGCGTGGTGGAATTCTGA